The proteins below come from a single Uloborus diversus isolate 005 chromosome 10, Udiv.v.3.1, whole genome shotgun sequence genomic window:
- the LOC129231136 gene encoding uncharacterized protein LOC129231136, whose protein sequence is MKTINEDADLPNLTIATTRRLMQDLGFVYKKRSRNSMLIEREDIQVWRRKYLRQIRHYQNEGRTVYYTDETWVNFGHTKQTVWQDTFIKRPKEAFMSGLSTGLKAPTGKGSRLIITHAGSEKGFVKGAADVFKAKKKQRRLSKEMNGDYYEQWFKNKLLPNLDPNSIIVIDNASYHSVFVENIPNTSTKKDDIRRWLTTKNIAWNSDMLKAELLNLVQNVRSKYEEYRVDRIAALHGHTVLRLLPYHCELNPIENIWSVVKGKVAAENRTFKEKEVEELTKKAIDNVSDET, encoded by the coding sequence ATGAAGACTATTAACGAGGACGCTGACCTACCAAATTTGACAATCGCCACAACAAGAAGATTGATGCAAGATTTAGGGTTTGTGTACAAGAAGAGATCAAGGAATTCTATGCTGATAGAGAGGGAAGACATCCAAGTCTGGAGACGAAAATATTTGAGGCAAATTCGCCACTACCAAAATGAAGGAAGGACTGTGTACTATACAGATGAAACCTGGGTGAATTTTGGCCACACAAAGCAAACAGTGTGGCAGGACACTTTCATCAAGAGGCCGAAAGAAGCATTTATGTCTGGCCTCTCAACGGGATTAAAAGCTCCTACAGGAAAAGGATCCAGGTTAATAATTACTCATGCTGGAAGTGAGAAAGGCTTTGTGAAAGGAGCTGCTGATGtattcaaggcaaaaaaaaagcaaaggagaTTATCTAAAGAAATGAATGGAGATTACTATGAacaatggtttaaaaataaattgctgcCAAACCTTGACCCCAACAGTATTATAGTTATCGACAATGCTTCATACCACAGTGTTTTTGTGGAAAACATTCCCAACACTTCCACCAAAAAAGATGACATTCGACGATGGCTGACAAcaaaaaatatcgcttggaacTCGGATATGCTGAAAGCTGAACTTTTGAATCTTGTACAAAATGTCCGCAGCAAGTATGAGGAGTACCGGGTTGATAGGATAGCGGCTCTTCATGGTCATACTGTTTTGCGACTTCTCCCTTATCACTGTGAGCTGAATCCCATTGAAAACATATGGAGTGTTGTCAAAGGGAAGGTGGCAGCAGAAAAcagaacatttaaagaaaaagaagtggAAGAGCTGACAAAAAAAGCTATTGATAATGTCTCAGATGAAACGTGA